A section of the Gallus gallus isolate bGalGal1 chromosome 4, bGalGal1.mat.broiler.GRCg7b, whole genome shotgun sequence genome encodes:
- the AASDH gene encoding beta-alanine-activating enzyme isoform X1 codes for MTLHDMVAQAASLHSGRKAVWFDECNDGPPTFYTYATVIKHATELTAFLQKYCDPQGRCEIGLYCCPGINLPSWILGILQVPAAYCPIDPDAPPLLSAYFMRKSNLQYILVENDKIKQFQTAHIDWLSHSSSTVEHIGLTLFHMSRSSTDVNLQADNVKSKLEAFKVMGNSQLGNTVCPEHLKLKTSEGGYRDVGQRCSLAYVLHTSGTTGTPKVVRVPHTCIVPNIQHLKSIFEITQDDVLFLASPLTFDPSVVELFIALTSGASILIVPNAVKMMPVELSTALFNHHHVTVLQATPTLLRRFGAHIIKSTVLSANTSLRVLALGGEAFPVLNLWKSWKHKENKTSIFNLYGITEVSSWATCYRIPEEVFSADFRSDFPVPLGSPLLGTTVEIRDANGSAVLEGEGQIFIGGEERICFLDDEIIVPQGTMRATGDFVRVQNAEIFFLGRKDNQIKRHGKRFNMECLQQAAEDLCQVEACAVTWYQQEKLILFVVPRGDLEERETLHELQKRLPTHGIPDELVQIKALPLTSHGKVDISELNKIYHYHLNSRRRDSKLSGVEELWKRLQYLWKVVLGLLGDSSGISKDAVFLYSGGDSLKALQFYDEIEMLVGRGVPGLLEVILSRSIEEVYKHILKTLFPDEDQLINDDSVLKRKLSKNSGEEIHRKYAKLKSEGYLKVAPGLISFIALSRGNHFFSMNFTKSFIQPSSTVQVEGESLQQPSFLHAVTPSITKSHVRGYEKENRTLTITNKVNKTDCCSVQQTCAECSHVTTAELALRTRWKSNTRKCVDASPLIVISSKDEESASVFVGSHSHAMQAIDLDTGEVKWEKKLGDRIESSACISKCGNFIVVGCYDGLVYVLQSSDGEAYWTFATEDTVKSSAVVDPSSGLVYIGSHDQHMYALDIYEKMCVWKLHCEGGAVFSSPCISSFPHHVYVATLGGLLLAVNPVTGNKIWKSFLGKPLFSSPHCNEKCVCIGCVDGNLYCYTHSGEKVWQFSTNGPVFSSPCISSLTKQEVFFGSHDHFIYCCNTEGNLLWKFEATSSVYGTPFVFQSDDSKNKVLLAAVSTDGKVWILNARSGTAEGIDTLPGEVFSSPIVWGTKLVVGCRNDYVYCLDLYITGKKEQEGC; via the exons ATGACTCTCCATGATATGGTGGCTCAGGCGGCCAGCCTGCATTCAGGTAGAAAAGCTGTTTGGTTTGATGAATGCAATGATGGACCTCCAACTTTCTACACGTATGCAACAGTGATTAAACATGCCACGGAGTTAACAGCTTTCCTTCAAAAGTACTGTGATCCTCAAGGAAGGTGTGAAATAGGCCTTTACTGCTGTCCTGGAATAAACTTACCATCCTGGATCTTAGG AATCCTTCAGGTTCCAGCTGCTTACTGTCCTATTGATCCAGATGCTCCACCACTGTTATCTGCTTACTTCATGAGGAAAAGCAATCTTCAATATATTCTTGTTGAGAATGACAAAATAAAA caaTTCCAGACAGCCCACATTGATTGGTTGTCCCACAGTTCTTCCACAGTGGAACATATTGGTTTAACTCTCTTCCATATGAGCCGGAGCAGTACTGATGTTAATTTGCAAGCAGACAATGTGAAAAGTAAACTTGAAGCTTTCAAAGTTATGGGTAACTCACAGCTCGGAAATACTGTCTGCCCAGAGCATctcaaattaaaaacatcagAAGGAGGATACAGGGATGTTGGCCAGAGATGCTCTTTAGCATACGTCTTGCATACATCAGGAACTACAGGGACTCCCAAAGTAGTCAGAGTGCCTCATACATGTATAGTGCCAAATATTCAGCATCTTAA ATCAATTTTTGAGATCACCCAGGATGATGTGCTGTTCCTGGCTTCTCCTTTAACGTTTGACCCATCTGTGGTCGAACTGTTCATTGCTCTGACAAGTGGAGCCTCTATTCTCATAGTACCAAATGCTGTTAAAATGATGCCTGTGGAGCTGTCTACTGCCCTGTTTAACCATCACCATGTGACAGTGTTGCAG GCAACACCAACACTTCTCAGAAGATTTGGAGCTCACATAATTAAATCAACAGTATTGTCTGCAAACACTTCACTCCGAGTCTTAGCCCTTGGTGGTGAAGCCTTTCCCGTACTGAATCTCTGGAAGAGTTGGAAGCACAAGGAGaacaaaacaagtatttttaatttgtatggTATAACTGAGGTTTCAAGCTGGGCCACTTGCTACAGGATTCCTGAAGAGGTTTTTAGTGCTGATTTTAG GAGTGATTTCCCTGTCCCTTTGGGATCACCACTCCTTGGAACAACGGTTGAGATCAGAGATGCCAATGGTTCTGCAGTTCTAGAAGGCGAGGGACAAATATTTATAG GTGGTGAAGAACGAATCTGCTTTCTTGACGATGAGATAATTGTACCACAGGGCACAATGAGAGCAACAGGGGATTTTGTAAGAGTGCAGAATGCAGAGATATTCTTTTTGGGTCGGAAAGACAATCAGATCAAACGTCATGGCAAGCGTTTTAATATGGAATGTTTGCAGCAG GCTGCTGAAGATCTTTGTCAGGTAGAAGCTTGTGCAGTGACCTGGTATCAGCAGGAAAAACTTATCCTATTTGTGGTTCCCAGGGGTGATCTAGAAGAGAGAGAAACTCTTCACGAGCTCCAGAAACGTCTGCCAACTCATGGAATTCCTGATGAGCTTGTACAGATTAAAGCTTTGCCTTTAACATCACACG GTAAAGTTGATATATCTGAACTGAACAAGATTTACCACTACCATCTAAACTCCAGAAGGCGTGACAGTAAGCTGAGTGGCGTGGAGGAACTGTGGAAAAGATTGCAGTATTTATGGAAG gTCGTTCTGGGTCTCCTAGGTGATTCAAGTGGAATTTCTAAAGATGCGGTATTTTTGTACAGTGGTGGAGACTCCTTAAAAGCTCTACAATTTTATGATGAAATTGAGATGCTGGTAGGCAGAGGTGTGCCTGGGCTCCTTGAAGTTATTCTCAGCCGCTCGATTGAGGAGGTTTATAAGCATATTCTTAAAACTCTGTTTCCGGATGAAGACCAGCTAATAAATGATGacagtgttttgaaaagaaaactaagtAAAAACAGTGGAGAggaaattcacagaaaatatgCTAAACTGAAATCTGAAGGATATCTTAAGGTTGCTCCAGGATTAATATCATTTATAGCACTGAGCAgaggaaatcattttttttctatgaactTTACCAAGTCTTTTATACAACCCAGTAGTACAGTACAGGTGGAAGGGGAGTCACTACAACAACCATCCTTCTTGCATGCTGTGACTCCAAGTATAACAAAAAGCCACGTGCGAGGGTATGAAAAGGAGAACAGGACTTTAACAATTACcaacaaagtaaataaaactgactgctgctctgtgcagcaaaCCTGTGCGGAATGCAGTCATGTAACAACAGCAGAGTTGGCATTGCGCACAAGATGGAAGtcaaatacaagaaaatgtGTTGATGCATCACCACTGATTGTAATATCATCTAAAGATGAAGAATCTGCGTCTGTATTTGTTGGCTCTCACTCTCATGCAATGCAGGCTATTGATCTAGATACAGGAGAAGTAAAATGGGAGAAGAAGCTTGGAGATCGTATTGAATCTTCTGCCTGCATATCTAAGTGTGGAAATTTCATTGTTGTCG GTTGTTATGATGGCTTAGTGTATGTGCTCCAAAGCAGCGATGGAGAAGCATACTGGACTTTTGCCACAGAAGACACTGTGAAAAGCTCTGCAGTGGTAGATCCTTCCAGTGGACTAGTCTACATAGGATCACATGACCAACATATGTATGCTTTGGATATTTAT GAAAAGATGTGTGTATGGAAATTGCATTGTGAAGGTGGAGCTGTGTTTTCATCTCCTTGTATAAGCTCTTTTCCTCATCATGTTTATGTTGCTACGCTAGGAGGACTGTTACTGGCTGTCAACCCG GTGACCGGGAATAAGATTTGGAAGAGTTTCCTGGGAAAACCACTTTTCTCTTCTCCTCACTGCAATGAGAAGTGTGTTTGTATTGGATGTGTGGATGGAAACTTATATTGTTACACTCATTCTGGAGAAAAG GTTTGGCAGTTTTCCACTAATGGACCGGTGTTTTCATCTCCATGCATCTCTAGCTTAACTAAGCAAGAAGTATTTTTTGGCTCCCATGATCACTTTATCTACTGCTGTAATACGGAGGGGAATTTACTGTGGAAATTTGAAGCCACTTCAAGCGTATATGGAACgccatttgttttccaaagtgATGACTCAAAGAACAAAGTTCTTTTGGCAGCAGTATCTACAGATGGCAAAGTGTGGATCCTGAATGCCAGGAGTGGAACAGCAGAAGGAATAGATACGCTTCCAGGAGAGGTTTTCTCATCACCCATAGTATGGGGAACAAAGCTTGTTGTTGGCTGTAGAAATGATTATGTTTATTGCCTAGATTTGTAcataacaggaaaaaaggaacaagaaggATGTTag
- the AASDH gene encoding beta-alanine-activating enzyme isoform 2 (isoform 2 is encoded by transcript variant 2) — MRKSNLQYILVENDKIKQFQTAHIDWLSHSSSTVEHIGLTLFHMSRSSTDVNLQADNVKSKLEAFKVMGNSQLGNTVCPEHLKLKTSEGGYRDVGQRCSLAYVLHTSGTTGTPKVVRVPHTCIVPNIQHLKSIFEITQDDVLFLASPLTFDPSVVELFIALTSGASILIVPNAVKMMPVELSTALFNHHHVTVLQATPTLLRRFGAHIIKSTVLSANTSLRVLALGGEAFPVLNLWKSWKHKENKTSIFNLYGITEVSSWATCYRIPEEVFSADFRSDFPVPLGSPLLGTTVEIRDANGSAVLEGEGQIFIGGEERICFLDDEIIVPQGTMRATGDFVRVQNAEIFFLGRKDNQIKRHGKRFNMECLQQAAEDLCQVEACAVTWYQQEKLILFVVPRGDLEERETLHELQKRLPTHGIPDELVQIKALPLTSHGKVDISELNKIYHYHLNSRRRDSKLSGVEELWKRLQYLWKVVLGLLGDSSGISKDAVFLYSGGDSLKALQFYDEIEMLVGRGVPGLLEVILSRSIEEVYKHILKTLFPDEDQLINDDSVLKRKLSKNSGEEIHRKYAKLKSEGYLKVAPGLISFIALSRGNHFFSMNFTKSFIQPSSTVQVEGESLQQPSFLHAVTPSITKSHVRGYEKENRTLTITNKVNKTDCCSVQQTCAECSHVTTAELALRTRWKSNTRKCVDASPLIVISSKDEESASVFVGSHSHAMQAIDLDTGEVKWEKKLGDRIESSACISKCGNFIVVGCYDGLVYVLQSSDGEAYWTFATEDTVKSSAVVDPSSGLVYIGSHDQHMYALDIYEKMCVWKLHCEGGAVFSSPCISSFPHHVYVATLGGLLLAVNPVTGNKIWKSFLGKPLFSSPHCNEKCVCIGCVDGNLYCYTHSGEKVWQFSTNGPVFSSPCISSLTKQEVFFGSHDHFIYCCNTEGNLLWKFEATSSVYGTPFVFQSDDSKNKVLLAAVSTDGKVWILNARSGTAEGIDTLPGEVFSSPIVWGTKLVVGCRNDYVYCLDLYITGKKEQEGC; from the exons ATGAGGAAAAGCAATCTTCAATATATTCTTGTTGAGAATGACAAAATAAAA caaTTCCAGACAGCCCACATTGATTGGTTGTCCCACAGTTCTTCCACAGTGGAACATATTGGTTTAACTCTCTTCCATATGAGCCGGAGCAGTACTGATGTTAATTTGCAAGCAGACAATGTGAAAAGTAAACTTGAAGCTTTCAAAGTTATGGGTAACTCACAGCTCGGAAATACTGTCTGCCCAGAGCATctcaaattaaaaacatcagAAGGAGGATACAGGGATGTTGGCCAGAGATGCTCTTTAGCATACGTCTTGCATACATCAGGAACTACAGGGACTCCCAAAGTAGTCAGAGTGCCTCATACATGTATAGTGCCAAATATTCAGCATCTTAA ATCAATTTTTGAGATCACCCAGGATGATGTGCTGTTCCTGGCTTCTCCTTTAACGTTTGACCCATCTGTGGTCGAACTGTTCATTGCTCTGACAAGTGGAGCCTCTATTCTCATAGTACCAAATGCTGTTAAAATGATGCCTGTGGAGCTGTCTACTGCCCTGTTTAACCATCACCATGTGACAGTGTTGCAG GCAACACCAACACTTCTCAGAAGATTTGGAGCTCACATAATTAAATCAACAGTATTGTCTGCAAACACTTCACTCCGAGTCTTAGCCCTTGGTGGTGAAGCCTTTCCCGTACTGAATCTCTGGAAGAGTTGGAAGCACAAGGAGaacaaaacaagtatttttaatttgtatggTATAACTGAGGTTTCAAGCTGGGCCACTTGCTACAGGATTCCTGAAGAGGTTTTTAGTGCTGATTTTAG GAGTGATTTCCCTGTCCCTTTGGGATCACCACTCCTTGGAACAACGGTTGAGATCAGAGATGCCAATGGTTCTGCAGTTCTAGAAGGCGAGGGACAAATATTTATAG GTGGTGAAGAACGAATCTGCTTTCTTGACGATGAGATAATTGTACCACAGGGCACAATGAGAGCAACAGGGGATTTTGTAAGAGTGCAGAATGCAGAGATATTCTTTTTGGGTCGGAAAGACAATCAGATCAAACGTCATGGCAAGCGTTTTAATATGGAATGTTTGCAGCAG GCTGCTGAAGATCTTTGTCAGGTAGAAGCTTGTGCAGTGACCTGGTATCAGCAGGAAAAACTTATCCTATTTGTGGTTCCCAGGGGTGATCTAGAAGAGAGAGAAACTCTTCACGAGCTCCAGAAACGTCTGCCAACTCATGGAATTCCTGATGAGCTTGTACAGATTAAAGCTTTGCCTTTAACATCACACG GTAAAGTTGATATATCTGAACTGAACAAGATTTACCACTACCATCTAAACTCCAGAAGGCGTGACAGTAAGCTGAGTGGCGTGGAGGAACTGTGGAAAAGATTGCAGTATTTATGGAAG gTCGTTCTGGGTCTCCTAGGTGATTCAAGTGGAATTTCTAAAGATGCGGTATTTTTGTACAGTGGTGGAGACTCCTTAAAAGCTCTACAATTTTATGATGAAATTGAGATGCTGGTAGGCAGAGGTGTGCCTGGGCTCCTTGAAGTTATTCTCAGCCGCTCGATTGAGGAGGTTTATAAGCATATTCTTAAAACTCTGTTTCCGGATGAAGACCAGCTAATAAATGATGacagtgttttgaaaagaaaactaagtAAAAACAGTGGAGAggaaattcacagaaaatatgCTAAACTGAAATCTGAAGGATATCTTAAGGTTGCTCCAGGATTAATATCATTTATAGCACTGAGCAgaggaaatcattttttttctatgaactTTACCAAGTCTTTTATACAACCCAGTAGTACAGTACAGGTGGAAGGGGAGTCACTACAACAACCATCCTTCTTGCATGCTGTGACTCCAAGTATAACAAAAAGCCACGTGCGAGGGTATGAAAAGGAGAACAGGACTTTAACAATTACcaacaaagtaaataaaactgactgctgctctgtgcagcaaaCCTGTGCGGAATGCAGTCATGTAACAACAGCAGAGTTGGCATTGCGCACAAGATGGAAGtcaaatacaagaaaatgtGTTGATGCATCACCACTGATTGTAATATCATCTAAAGATGAAGAATCTGCGTCTGTATTTGTTGGCTCTCACTCTCATGCAATGCAGGCTATTGATCTAGATACAGGAGAAGTAAAATGGGAGAAGAAGCTTGGAGATCGTATTGAATCTTCTGCCTGCATATCTAAGTGTGGAAATTTCATTGTTGTCG GTTGTTATGATGGCTTAGTGTATGTGCTCCAAAGCAGCGATGGAGAAGCATACTGGACTTTTGCCACAGAAGACACTGTGAAAAGCTCTGCAGTGGTAGATCCTTCCAGTGGACTAGTCTACATAGGATCACATGACCAACATATGTATGCTTTGGATATTTAT GAAAAGATGTGTGTATGGAAATTGCATTGTGAAGGTGGAGCTGTGTTTTCATCTCCTTGTATAAGCTCTTTTCCTCATCATGTTTATGTTGCTACGCTAGGAGGACTGTTACTGGCTGTCAACCCG GTGACCGGGAATAAGATTTGGAAGAGTTTCCTGGGAAAACCACTTTTCTCTTCTCCTCACTGCAATGAGAAGTGTGTTTGTATTGGATGTGTGGATGGAAACTTATATTGTTACACTCATTCTGGAGAAAAG GTTTGGCAGTTTTCCACTAATGGACCGGTGTTTTCATCTCCATGCATCTCTAGCTTAACTAAGCAAGAAGTATTTTTTGGCTCCCATGATCACTTTATCTACTGCTGTAATACGGAGGGGAATTTACTGTGGAAATTTGAAGCCACTTCAAGCGTATATGGAACgccatttgttttccaaagtgATGACTCAAAGAACAAAGTTCTTTTGGCAGCAGTATCTACAGATGGCAAAGTGTGGATCCTGAATGCCAGGAGTGGAACAGCAGAAGGAATAGATACGCTTCCAGGAGAGGTTTTCTCATCACCCATAGTATGGGGAACAAAGCTTGTTGTTGGCTGTAGAAATGATTATGTTTATTGCCTAGATTTGTAcataacaggaaaaaaggaacaagaaggATGTTag